A region of Macrobrachium nipponense isolate FS-2020 chromosome 7, ASM1510439v2, whole genome shotgun sequence DNA encodes the following proteins:
- the LOC135217462 gene encoding defense protein l(2)34Fc-like: MFRYLIVGFFVGYVIAYPEGAPEGACGNLAPQHGAPVQQNPGFTIAYSQPNNGVYTVTLNAPANKPFKGFIIQAFDSRDGRTPVGQFAAPNGSQAKIICNGSGATHTNSNPLPGVQLQWKGTPGTKVYFKATVVVEYHEIYGDIVSAEFTA, translated from the exons ATACCTGATTGTTGGATTCTTTGTGGGATATGTGATTGCATACCCAGAGGGCGCCCCAGAAGGTGCTTGTGGAAATCTCGCACCGCAGCATGGTGCTCCTGTCCAACAGAATCCCGGCTTCACGATCGCTTATAGTCAACCAAACAATGGTGTTTACACAG TTACCCTCAATGCTCCCGCTAACAAACCCTTCAAAGGCTTCATCATTCAAGCATTTGATTCTAGAGATGGGAGAACACCTGTAGGTCAGTTTGCAGCACCAAATGGTTCTCAAGCTAAAATCATTTGTAATGGG TCTGGAGCCACCCATACAAACAGTAATCCTCTTCCTGGCGTTCAGCTTCAGTGGAAAGGAACTCCCGGTACCAAGGTATACTTCAA GGCAACTGTTGTTGTGGAGTACCATGAGATCTATGGTGAT